In Planctomycetia bacterium, one DNA window encodes the following:
- the mutS gene encoding DNA mismatch repair protein MutS: protein MRQYLEQKARVPDAILLFRMGDFYETFYDDAKTISRVLGLTLTAREKNSDSPVPLAGVPYHALDRYVARLVAAGYRVAISEQLEDAKLAKGVVKRDIVRIITPGTLTDEALLDARTDNLLVALCPAAGGMKRVGLACVELASGRFFAQMIDSADLSDELARLNPAELLIPESSMGETADSACELWQSIPDVPRCPTTSRPIHAFDPHLARERLHRQFGVTTLEGLGFDRFDESLCAAGALLDYLNETQKSALAHIRRLAPRSTERHMMIDQFTLRSLEIERTLRDGAREGSLLGALDATCNPMGARRLRQWLCYPLTGVAEIHRRQDAVAALVDQPDRLAALRNLIVEISDLERIAARLGVRRVSPRDLLNLGRSLERCAEAKRLIGDSIRESADDLLGHIAQRLGGHDDLARALTSALRDDAPMVARDGGFITEGYDAELDRLRQISIAGDQYLAEYQAREAQRTGIPNLKVGYNSVFGYYIEITHQHRDNVPPEYVRKQTVRNAERYITDELKKHEIEVLGAAERAQARELELFERLCARAAERLTSLQETADAVATLDVIASFAETARRRGYVRPEFTEIGDDLLEIQDGRHPVLDVTLAERFVPNDCRLRADGDRLILLTGPNMAGKSTYIRQIALLTLLAHTGSFVPAKVMRLTPVDRLFARVGASDELTRGQSTFMVEMVEAARILNTATRRSLVILDEIGRGTSTYDGLAIAWAITEHLARTTRCRTLFATHYHELTDLAGELPGVANFNVAVREELRPGGAGRGIVFLHRILPGPTDRSYGVHVAAMAGLPPSVVQRSEAILHELETRPMGTGPRPPRGKSAAAPNQLLLFEAVPSTPESWRLVAERLTQLNPEEMTPLAALTALAELRKTLAQDAPPSTNRS from the coding sequence ATGCGTCAGTACCTGGAGCAGAAGGCTCGCGTGCCCGATGCGATCCTCCTGTTTCGCATGGGCGATTTCTACGAAACGTTCTACGACGACGCGAAGACGATCTCGCGCGTTCTGGGCCTGACGCTGACCGCGCGTGAGAAGAACAGCGACTCACCGGTCCCGCTGGCAGGCGTGCCGTATCACGCGCTGGATCGCTACGTGGCGCGCCTCGTGGCCGCCGGTTACCGTGTGGCCATCAGCGAGCAACTTGAAGATGCGAAGCTCGCCAAGGGCGTGGTCAAACGGGACATCGTTCGCATCATCACGCCCGGCACGCTCACCGATGAAGCGTTGCTGGACGCACGGACCGACAACCTGCTTGTCGCGCTGTGTCCGGCCGCCGGCGGCATGAAGCGCGTCGGCCTGGCCTGCGTCGAGCTGGCGAGCGGGCGGTTCTTCGCACAGATGATCGATTCCGCCGACCTGTCTGACGAACTGGCACGTCTGAATCCGGCCGAACTGCTGATCCCCGAGTCATCGATGGGAGAAACAGCCGACAGCGCGTGTGAACTCTGGCAGTCGATCCCAGACGTGCCGCGCTGTCCAACCACCTCCCGCCCCATTCACGCGTTTGATCCCCATCTGGCACGGGAACGATTGCACCGCCAGTTCGGCGTCACGACGCTCGAAGGACTGGGATTTGATCGCTTCGATGAATCGCTTTGTGCCGCCGGCGCGCTGCTGGATTATCTGAACGAAACGCAGAAGTCCGCGCTGGCGCACATCAGGCGCCTCGCCCCCCGGTCGACCGAGCGGCACATGATGATCGACCAGTTCACGCTCCGCTCGCTCGAGATCGAGCGAACGCTGCGGGATGGCGCACGCGAGGGTTCGTTGCTTGGTGCACTCGACGCAACGTGCAATCCGATGGGCGCTCGGCGCCTGCGGCAATGGTTGTGTTATCCACTGACCGGCGTTGCCGAGATTCATCGACGACAGGATGCCGTGGCGGCTTTGGTCGATCAGCCCGACCGGCTCGCGGCCCTGCGCAACCTGATTGTCGAGATCAGCGACCTGGAGCGGATCGCCGCGCGACTCGGCGTGCGCCGGGTCAGCCCGCGCGATCTGCTCAATCTGGGTCGTTCCCTTGAGCGCTGCGCCGAGGCCAAACGACTGATCGGCGACTCGATTCGCGAGAGTGCCGACGACCTGCTGGGCCATATTGCGCAACGGCTGGGCGGCCATGATGATTTGGCGCGCGCGCTTACCTCGGCCTTACGAGACGATGCGCCAATGGTGGCGCGGGACGGCGGGTTTATCACCGAAGGTTACGACGCGGAACTGGATCGCCTGCGTCAGATCAGCATCGCGGGCGATCAGTATTTGGCCGAGTATCAGGCGCGCGAGGCGCAGCGCACGGGGATCCCGAACCTCAAAGTAGGCTACAACTCGGTATTCGGATATTACATCGAGATCACGCATCAACACCGTGACAACGTGCCGCCCGAGTACGTGCGGAAGCAGACCGTTCGCAACGCCGAGCGGTACATCACTGACGAACTCAAGAAGCACGAAATCGAAGTTCTCGGCGCGGCGGAGCGTGCCCAGGCACGGGAGCTGGAACTGTTTGAGCGGCTTTGCGCACGGGCGGCGGAGCGGTTGACCAGCCTGCAAGAAACGGCTGACGCCGTGGCGACGCTGGATGTCATCGCCAGTTTCGCGGAAACCGCGCGGCGGCGCGGTTACGTGCGGCCCGAATTCACGGAAATCGGCGATGATCTCCTCGAGATACAAGATGGGCGCCACCCGGTGCTGGATGTCACGCTGGCCGAGCGATTCGTGCCGAATGATTGTCGTCTTCGCGCGGACGGTGATCGGCTGATCCTGTTGACCGGTCCGAACATGGCGGGCAAGTCAACGTACATTCGCCAGATCGCGCTGCTCACATTGCTCGCGCACACGGGCAGCTTCGTGCCTGCGAAGGTCATGCGACTGACGCCGGTCGATCGCCTCTTCGCTCGGGTCGGGGCGAGCGACGAGCTGACGCGCGGACAGTCGACGTTCATGGTGGAGATGGTCGAGGCGGCGCGCATCCTCAACACGGCAACGCGACGCTCGCTGGTCATCCTCGACGAGATCGGGCGCGGCACGAGCACCTACGACGGTCTCGCCATCGCCTGGGCCATCACGGAACACCTCGCGCGCACGACGCGCTGCCGAACGTTGTTCGCAACGCATTATCACGAACTGACGGACCTCGCCGGGGAGTTGCCCGGCGTGGCGAATTTCAACGTCGCGGTGCGGGAGGAACTGCGACCCGGTGGCGCGGGGCGCGGCATCGTCTTCCTCCATCGCATCCTGCCAGGCCCGACGGATCGCAGCTACGGCGTCCATGTCGCTGCAATGGCCGGTCTGCCGCCATCGGTCGTTCAGCGCAGCGAGGCCATCCTGCACGAGTTGGAAACGCGCCCGATGGGCACAGGCCCGAGGCCCCCGCGCGGCAAATCGGCCGCCGCGCCCAACCAGTTGCTGCTGTTCGAGGCTGTCCCGTCGACGCCCGAATCCTGGCGGCTGGTGGCAGAGCGATTGACGCAGCTTAACCCGGAGGAAATGACCCCGCTGGCGGCCCTGACCGCGTTGGCGGAATTGCGAAAGACCCTTGCGCAAGACGCACCTCCGAGCACCAATCGCTCGTAA